A single window of Methanoregula sp. DNA harbors:
- a CDS encoding zinc ribbon domain-containing protein, which translates to MGAPDLHGDESVILKTPDVFVKSIPFEAVLTNKRIILIDRENDLVPPKDILLATIRDVQPGENAIRDLTLSLAIIATTGETRKIVLTFSGKSGAKRKRERDEWVRALQKHTRSSLKKVFSTVIPGLNPEKKAKFPDTAPVRSGSPSLPLEKKSVDAVEPQKKIGQSAPAIPSPLKPAPLPAPLFCSRCGSRAPAGSLFCVRCGAKIVVPEQEPPSTYANTGTRPSPQPARALQAKKERWQVLPQLFRRKDRLPEPGPGVPPSKGGRPGGSNKKAFMIIAVIAILIIVIGGVVFAIINFLNNTPAADGGTTGTGTKIATPTPTFVFVEKTAAPIPAKGVWVRVSYIGMWTGSYGTADALKSVTGSGEYLYEVENPNTTIQATFQRADTSSRPHELVVGIYKNGVLIKQGVTTVPHGTVDITVDPNTAKPTSAQTTGK; encoded by the coding sequence ATGGGCGCCCCCGACCTGCACGGAGATGAGTCTGTTATCCTGAAAACCCCGGATGTTTTTGTCAAATCCATCCCATTTGAGGCGGTCCTTACCAACAAACGGATCATCCTGATTGACCGGGAAAATGACCTTGTTCCGCCCAAAGATATCCTGCTTGCGACCATCCGGGATGTTCAGCCCGGTGAAAACGCTATCCGCGACCTGACCCTCAGCCTTGCGATCATCGCCACTACCGGTGAGACCCGGAAGATAGTGCTCACATTCTCCGGTAAATCAGGAGCCAAAAGAAAACGGGAGCGGGATGAATGGGTGCGGGCGCTCCAGAAGCATACTCGTTCATCATTGAAAAAAGTGTTCAGTACCGTTATCCCCGGCCTCAATCCGGAAAAAAAAGCAAAATTCCCCGACACTGCACCGGTACGGAGCGGGAGTCCGTCCCTGCCTCTGGAGAAAAAGTCAGTTGATGCTGTAGAACCCCAAAAAAAGATCGGACAAAGTGCTCCTGCGATTCCCTCACCGCTTAAACCAGCACCCCTTCCCGCACCTTTGTTCTGTTCCCGGTGCGGTAGTCGTGCACCTGCAGGTTCCTTGTTCTGCGTCCGGTGCGGTGCAAAGATTGTCGTGCCGGAACAAGAGCCACCCTCGACTTATGCCAACACTGGCACCCGGCCCTCACCTCAGCCGGCCCGGGCTTTGCAAGCCAAAAAGGAGAGATGGCAGGTCCTGCCGCAACTATTCCGGCGAAAAGATCGCCTGCCGGAACCCGGCCCCGGCGTCCCGCCATCAAAGGGCGGACGGCCGGGCGGCTCCAATAAAAAGGCATTTATGATCATCGCAGTCATCGCAATCCTTATCATTGTGATCGGAGGCGTGGTATTTGCCATAATTAACTTCCTGAACAATACACCTGCCGCTGATGGCGGGACAACCGGTACCGGCACGAAGATTGCCACACCCACCCCGACATTTGTTTTTGTTGAAAAGACTGCCGCACCGATTCCTGCAAAAGGTGTATGGGTCAGGGTCAGTTACATCGGGATGTGGACCGGGTCATACGGGACAGCGGATGCCCTGAAATCAGTAACAGGTTCCGGCGAATACCTGTATGAGGTCGAAAATCCCAACACGACAATACAGGCAACATTCCAGCGGGCAGATACCTCCAGCCGCCCGCATGAGCTGGTTGTCGGGATCTATAAAAACGGGGTGCTGATCAAGCAGGGCGTTACCACAGTCCCGCATGGGACTGTTGATATTACAGTCGACCCGAACACTGCAAAACCAACCAGTGCCCAGACAACAGGAAAATGA
- the metG gene encoding methionine--tRNA ligase, translating to MNTPPLLVTCGLPYTNGPCHLGHLRTYVPADCYVRYMRRAGEQVVFVCGSDNHGTPIVVSAEQAGVSPRELSEKYHRHFDETFRRMGITFDHFGMTDDPTNQNRTTKIVGSLIKKGYVYKQVVHQAYCTKCRRFLPDRYVEGVCPHCGAAARGDECDQGCGKHLEPGEIKEPVCKVCGTKAEFRDQEHYFFRLSGFKDFLLPYLETVKGTTNAKNYAIGWIKEELHDWCITRTLDWGVKFPGRDDLVVYVWVDAPIGYIAFTEEWAEKTGNDWKKYWCGNNRVTHFIGGDIIYHHCIFWPALLQGAGYGVPYAIVASGMVKVDDHKFSKSRGYVVWTNDDYLDKGLPADYLRYYLLSYTNHTKELNFSWKVFGERINNEVVNIFGNFVYRTLFFANKEFGGIPEGIAGPAIIAEIEKCTKSVHGFMQDYEFKGAIDAIMGLAAFGNTHMQGNAPWKLIKTDRAAAAQVIKNCVQLIKAVTLLIEPVMPAKAQECWAMLGYSDALAGHPISEATEKIRAAGIPAPKPLFTRMEDTQVAELDALLQKRVKEADKKSEKIPVVTFEEFQKLDIRTGKVLSCEPVPKSNKLLKLVIDIGPEKRQIVAGMQQFYNPDEIVGKDVVVVTNLAPATIFGVESNGMILAAGDAASLLVPLRQVEPGSKIR from the coding sequence ATGAACACGCCACCGCTGCTCGTCACCTGCGGGCTCCCGTACACCAACGGGCCCTGCCACCTCGGACACCTGCGCACCTATGTACCAGCCGACTGTTACGTCAGGTACATGCGCAGGGCCGGGGAGCAGGTCGTCTTTGTGTGCGGGTCTGACAACCATGGGACGCCCATCGTTGTTTCCGCGGAGCAGGCAGGCGTGTCGCCGCGGGAACTGTCAGAAAAATACCACCGGCATTTTGACGAGACATTCAGGCGGATGGGAATCACATTTGATCACTTTGGCATGACCGATGACCCGACCAACCAGAACCGGACAACCAAAATCGTCGGGTCGCTCATCAAAAAGGGGTATGTGTACAAACAGGTCGTCCACCAGGCGTACTGCACGAAATGCCGGCGGTTCCTGCCCGACCGGTATGTCGAAGGGGTCTGCCCGCACTGTGGAGCTGCTGCCCGTGGGGACGAGTGCGATCAGGGATGCGGCAAGCACTTGGAACCCGGCGAGATAAAAGAACCGGTCTGCAAAGTCTGCGGTACAAAAGCGGAGTTCCGGGACCAGGAGCACTACTTTTTCAGGCTCAGCGGGTTCAAGGATTTCCTGCTCCCCTATCTCGAGACGGTGAAAGGCACCACCAATGCAAAGAATTACGCAATCGGGTGGATTAAGGAGGAGCTACATGACTGGTGTATAACCCGGACCCTGGACTGGGGCGTGAAATTCCCCGGCCGTGACGATCTCGTCGTGTATGTCTGGGTGGATGCCCCGATCGGGTACATCGCGTTCACCGAGGAATGGGCAGAAAAGACCGGCAATGACTGGAAGAAATACTGGTGCGGCAACAACCGGGTTACGCACTTCATCGGTGGGGACATCATCTACCACCACTGTATCTTCTGGCCGGCACTGTTACAAGGAGCAGGCTATGGCGTGCCGTACGCGATTGTTGCATCCGGGATGGTGAAGGTGGACGACCACAAGTTCTCGAAGTCACGGGGATATGTGGTCTGGACAAATGACGATTACCTTGACAAAGGCCTGCCCGCTGATTACCTGCGCTATTACCTGCTCTCGTACACCAACCACACCAAGGAACTGAACTTCTCGTGGAAGGTCTTTGGCGAGCGGATCAACAACGAAGTGGTCAACATCTTTGGCAACTTCGTGTACCGCACCCTCTTCTTTGCTAACAAGGAATTTGGCGGGATACCAGAAGGAATAGCCGGCCCCGCAATCATCGCTGAAATTGAGAAATGCACAAAATCGGTCCATGGCTTCATGCAGGACTATGAATTCAAAGGTGCGATAGACGCAATCATGGGCCTTGCGGCGTTTGGAAATACGCACATGCAGGGCAATGCCCCGTGGAAACTAATTAAAACCGACCGTGCCGCTGCCGCACAGGTGATTAAAAACTGCGTCCAGCTCATCAAAGCCGTCACCCTTCTTATCGAACCGGTGATGCCTGCAAAAGCGCAGGAGTGCTGGGCGATGCTGGGATATTCAGATGCACTCGCAGGTCACCCGATCTCTGAAGCAACAGAGAAGATCAGGGCGGCAGGTATCCCGGCACCAAAACCGCTCTTTACCAGAATGGAGGATACGCAGGTTGCAGAGCTCGACGCCCTGCTCCAGAAGCGCGTGAAAGAAGCAGACAAAAAATCGGAGAAGATCCCTGTGGTTACATTTGAGGAATTCCAGAAACTGGACATTCGGACAGGTAAAGTGCTGTCCTGTGAACCAGTGCCAAAATCAAACAAGCTCTTAAAACTGGTTATTGACATCGGTCCGGAAAAACGCCAGATTGTTGCCGGCATGCAGCAGTTCTACAACCCGGACGAGATAGTCGGAAAAGATGTTGTCGTAGTCACCAACCTTGCACCCGCAACAATCTTCGGCGTGGAGAGCAACGGGATGATCCTTGCGGCAGGGGATGCGGCTTCGCTGCTCGTGCCGCTACGACAGGTAGAGCCGGGCAGTAAGATACGATAA
- a CDS encoding DUF4349 domain-containing protein produces MNYKLVALILVCCAVAATGCMGIADSVVPNQRTSSAGSVGDSNWQGLSEQKAAAPYPMAIPTPALLASGDTATVPGTGIETKIVKTGTATIEVKDVVASVDALKALAVQKGGYLSSSNIQKNYNNRLSATIVIRVPQEQFEPTMEGVKAVGTIKSVSTSGQDVTEEYVDLQAQKTSYQNQLAQYNQIMKKADKIEDVIKIQAQINQVQTALDRIEGRMRYLNSRIDLSTITVNLQEPEPVGGETGHSFVTAINEGISGFLGMIDALIILFFTFLPLIIIGGAAYGIYRWKKNKNAATSPAPQQQEKKP; encoded by the coding sequence ATGAACTACAAACTTGTCGCACTCATTCTGGTGTGCTGTGCTGTCGCAGCCACCGGCTGCATGGGGATTGCAGACAGCGTAGTGCCAAACCAGAGGACGTCATCAGCGGGGAGTGTGGGGGACTCAAACTGGCAGGGGCTTTCCGAGCAGAAAGCTGCTGCCCCGTACCCGATGGCAATCCCCACTCCCGCTTTATTGGCATCCGGCGATACCGCCACCGTCCCGGGCACTGGTATCGAGACAAAAATCGTCAAGACGGGGACCGCAACCATTGAAGTCAAAGACGTTGTAGCATCTGTTGATGCGTTAAAAGCGCTTGCGGTGCAGAAAGGCGGGTACCTTTCGTCTTCAAACATCCAGAAAAATTACAACAACCGGCTCTCTGCAACAATCGTGATCCGCGTCCCGCAGGAACAGTTTGAACCGACCATGGAAGGTGTCAAGGCGGTCGGTACAATAAAATCCGTTTCGACCTCCGGACAGGACGTGACCGAGGAGTATGTTGACCTGCAGGCCCAGAAGACCTCTTACCAGAACCAGCTCGCGCAATACAATCAGATTATGAAGAAGGCCGACAAAATCGAGGACGTCATCAAAATCCAGGCACAGATCAACCAGGTGCAGACCGCGCTGGACAGGATCGAGGGCAGAATGCGGTACCTCAACAGCAGGATCGACCTCTCCACAATAACCGTGAACCTGCAGGAGCCCGAGCCGGTCGGTGGCGAAACCGGGCATTCCTTTGTGACCGCGATCAACGAAGGGATCAGCGGGTTCCTCGGGATGATCGATGCACTGATCATCCTCTTCTTCACGTTCCTCCCCCTCATTATCATTGGCGGTGCTGCCTATGGTATCTACCGCTGGAAAAAGAATAAAAATGCAGCGACATCTCCTGCTCCCCAACAGCAGGAGAAAAAACCCTAA
- a CDS encoding HEAT repeat domain-containing protein has product MMPENTVPEKPEGAEEIEKGGLESMVKALQNSTDPQVRQYAAYLLGEAKNPRAIRPLIEALADFDKSVREQATLALSTIGKAAVEPLTAAMKEPKWETRYRAAEALGKIADEKAVKPLIAALKDNRDHVRYMAAKGLRELGDSDALEPMIILLKDENKYVRMMAVRALGGIGGKKATAALEKALETEKNAQVRETISEALQ; this is encoded by the coding sequence ATGATGCCAGAAAATACCGTACCTGAAAAACCGGAAGGGGCCGAAGAGATAGAGAAAGGCGGACTTGAGAGCATGGTCAAAGCGCTGCAAAACAGCACTGACCCGCAGGTCCGGCAGTATGCTGCATACCTTCTCGGCGAGGCAAAGAACCCGCGTGCCATCCGGCCGCTGATCGAGGCACTTGCAGACTTTGACAAGTCTGTCCGGGAGCAGGCAACACTCGCCCTCTCCACCATTGGCAAGGCAGCAGTCGAACCACTTACCGCTGCGATGAAGGAACCAAAATGGGAGACACGGTACCGGGCTGCGGAAGCGCTGGGAAAGATTGCTGATGAAAAGGCAGTCAAGCCGCTGATTGCAGCGCTCAAGGATAACCGCGACCATGTGCGGTACATGGCAGCAAAAGGGTTGCGTGAACTCGGTGATTCCGATGCGCTCGAACCCATGATCATCCTGCTCAAGGACGAGAACAAGTATGTCAGGATGATGGCGGTGCGGGCACTTGGGGGTATTGGCGGGAAAAAGGCAACCGCAGCTCTTGAGAAGGCGCTTGAAACTGAGAAGAATGCGCAGGTAAGGGAGACGATCTCCGAGGCGCTGCAATAA
- a CDS encoding DUF2953 domain-containing protein, with product MDPVILVIYLSGLLAGLILFSILVLWLVPVRVFIRYRYDRGRQDLEATARWGIIAIRSTKRAGRSQTVLLIFSHVLFSFDRRPEKKEITPPPSYRPADIRAATDLVPVIRNLAMPAIRIGSVLCRMSRFERCNGRVRIGLGDPAATGMLYGSYWATRFAFTASHICIDMEPVFDHEVLAIDLSVRYRIGQPLRILLSAARELLRPDVRAGITALRSAGLGALVT from the coding sequence ATGGACCCCGTCATTCTTGTGATCTACCTGTCCGGGCTCCTTGCCGGACTCATCCTTTTTTCAATCCTTGTACTCTGGCTTGTCCCGGTCCGCGTTTTCATCCGGTACCGGTACGATAGAGGACGGCAGGATCTTGAGGCAACGGCCCGGTGGGGGATCATCGCCATCCGTTCGACAAAACGCGCGGGAAGGTCGCAGACAGTCCTCCTTATCTTCAGCCATGTCCTGTTTTCATTTGACCGGAGACCGGAAAAAAAAGAGATAACGCCACCCCCTTCCTACAGGCCAGCGGACATCCGGGCTGCAACGGATCTTGTCCCGGTTATCCGCAACCTTGCAATGCCCGCCATCAGGATCGGCAGCGTTCTCTGCCGCATGAGCAGGTTTGAGCGGTGCAATGGGAGAGTGCGCATCGGGCTGGGTGACCCGGCAGCGACCGGCATGCTCTACGGGAGCTACTGGGCTACGCGGTTTGCATTCACCGCTTCCCACATCTGCATAGATATGGAACCGGTCTTTGACCACGAGGTACTGGCAATCGATCTCTCGGTCAGGTACCGGATTGGCCAACCCCTGCGGATCCTTCTTTCAGCAGCCCGTGAACTGCTCCGGCCGGATGTGCGGGCCGGAATTACAGCCCTCCGGAGTGCGGGTCTGGGAGCCCTCGTGACATGA
- a CDS encoding ABC transporter substrate-binding protein: protein MKGSIKLSVFLVIIVLLAVLCAGCTQQAPVSAKPTEIKVGVIASLTGPASNVGKNMWQSAQVAADEINAKGGVTLKDGTKIPLKLIVGDDESTQQGGQKAATKLITDDKVDILVGGYSSAVTSAYEQTIAEYKVPFIVTGASSPIITHRTDIDTSYVFHHCPTTDSYGMYTTMFIDQIIRPAVNKKLNAAADRPFRLALIYQDTAFGKGVQSAVNNTITKDKLNIALVTQQSFKMGESDFRTPLTAIKAANPDAVYIAAFPNEGAPLITQARRDIGLDTIFLNVENNDNAQFYKDLGQYGEGAIIESRFSPYTAPVGAVADSQAKFKTSYNAKWGTFPDMMGASTYEGIYIAVQAAASAGTNDKATVRQALVDLSMPQVIEAMKGGTISFNKDFRESQFDLWMEQLAFDQSVGECRPKIVWPDNLKVTEFVLPSWYKPGSA from the coding sequence ATGAAAGGTTCAATAAAACTGTCAGTTTTTCTCGTAATTATCGTTCTCCTTGCGGTATTGTGCGCCGGCTGCACACAGCAGGCGCCGGTGTCTGCCAAGCCGACAGAGATCAAGGTCGGCGTGATCGCATCGCTGACCGGCCCGGCCAGCAATGTCGGAAAGAACATGTGGCAGTCCGCGCAGGTTGCAGCGGACGAGATCAATGCCAAAGGAGGCGTGACGCTCAAGGACGGAACAAAGATCCCGCTTAAACTGATCGTAGGTGACGACGAGTCCACCCAGCAGGGGGGACAGAAAGCGGCGACCAAGCTGATCACCGATGACAAGGTGGACATCCTTGTCGGAGGGTACTCAAGCGCTGTCACATCTGCATATGAACAGACCATCGCAGAATACAAGGTACCGTTCATCGTTACCGGCGCTTCAAGCCCGATCATCACCCACCGCACGGACATCGATACCAGTTACGTCTTCCACCACTGCCCGACAACCGACAGCTATGGGATGTATACCACGATGTTCATCGACCAGATCATCCGGCCTGCGGTCAATAAGAAGCTGAACGCTGCTGCCGACCGCCCGTTCCGGCTCGCACTCATATACCAGGACACGGCCTTTGGCAAAGGGGTGCAGTCCGCGGTGAACAATACGATCACAAAGGACAAGCTCAACATCGCGCTCGTCACCCAACAGAGCTTCAAGATGGGTGAAAGCGATTTCAGGACACCGCTGACCGCAATCAAAGCTGCAAATCCCGACGCAGTATATATCGCGGCATTCCCGAACGAGGGAGCTCCGCTCATCACACAGGCGCGGAGGGATATCGGGCTTGACACGATCTTTTTGAATGTTGAGAACAATGACAACGCCCAGTTCTACAAGGACCTCGGGCAGTACGGGGAAGGCGCCATCATTGAGAGCCGGTTCTCACCCTACACTGCTCCCGTTGGCGCGGTAGCTGACTCACAGGCAAAGTTCAAGACAAGCTACAATGCGAAGTGGGGCACGTTCCCGGACATGATGGGCGCATCCACCTACGAGGGCATCTATATTGCAGTGCAGGCGGCCGCGAGTGCCGGGACAAACGACAAGGCAACGGTCAGGCAGGCGCTTGTCGACCTGAGCATGCCGCAGGTGATCGAGGCGATGAAAGGCGGCACGATATCGTTTAATAAAGACTTCCGGGAGTCGCAGTTCGACCTCTGGATGGAGCAGCTGGCATTTGACCAGAGCGTCGGTGAATGCAGGCCGAAGATCGTATGGCCTGATAACCTCAAAGTAACTGAGTTTGTCCTACCATCGTGGTACAAACCCGGCAGCGCATAA
- a CDS encoding spore germination protein GerW family protein: MSSETLIRELSAELKEFLSAQNVMGQPVDLGEKVAIPIARFGFGLGAGAGQGKDGNGDGAGAGGGIEPVALIILHKDVKGPEGVQVMSLKKDSAIAQVISALGESLAPQVIDALKTVSSGQNRSTPAKKEEL; this comes from the coding sequence ATGTCGAGTGAAACTCTTATCAGAGAACTGTCGGCTGAACTCAAAGAATTCCTTTCCGCCCAGAACGTGATGGGCCAGCCTGTTGATCTTGGCGAAAAGGTTGCCATCCCTATTGCCCGGTTCGGATTTGGGCTTGGTGCCGGCGCCGGGCAGGGAAAAGACGGCAACGGTGATGGTGCCGGCGCGGGTGGCGGTATCGAGCCGGTGGCGCTCATCATCCTGCACAAGGATGTGAAAGGTCCTGAAGGTGTCCAGGTCATGTCCTTAAAAAAAGACAGCGCCATCGCACAGGTCATCTCGGCTCTGGGTGAATCGCTTGCCCCACAGGTCATCGATGCGTTAAAAACCGTAAGTTCAGGACAAAACCGGTCCACTCCGGCAAAGAAAGAGGAACTCTGA
- a CDS encoding phosphoesterase codes for MPLPKSPHGDEPALANAVSSRTAHVIHLTHNDLDAVGADAVHRMNYGSDGVFTIWSSVGRFPALFSLVASCKGNGDRLSISDLGYHREIEHIAGHARSNGWRVEWRDHHRWRDDEVARVKKEVALLHIDTAVCATGIVASDLVPDNTVAAEVARIVCDYDLWKHRDPRSAVLGQVLQRKKNRDHVRDCLLAGVFSDEMIVQEYNEIKAEMDAMMKRSLKHTTILGKKYRIAFAPLYGYPSETAHFIRDQKKTDIEVIIGKDGRFSLRSVPPVSHLIAREFSGGGHPNAAGGSFNFSVLERFVFWLIKKSRHFDTFVNIAEVH; via the coding sequence ATGCCGCTCCCGAAGAGTCCTCACGGTGATGAACCAGCTCTGGCAAATGCGGTTTCATCCCGCACTGCACACGTTATCCACCTGACGCATAACGACCTTGATGCGGTGGGAGCGGACGCGGTCCACCGTATGAATTACGGGAGCGACGGGGTTTTTACCATCTGGAGCTCGGTGGGCAGGTTCCCTGCGTTATTCTCTCTGGTCGCGTCCTGCAAAGGAAATGGCGACCGGCTCTCCATATCAGACCTCGGGTATCACCGCGAGATCGAGCACATCGCAGGCCATGCCCGGTCAAACGGCTGGCGGGTGGAATGGCGGGACCATCACCGCTGGCGGGACGACGAGGTTGCACGGGTGAAAAAAGAGGTCGCGCTGCTCCATATTGATACAGCTGTCTGCGCTACAGGCATTGTGGCATCCGATCTCGTGCCGGATAATACCGTTGCGGCTGAGGTTGCACGCATTGTCTGCGATTATGATTTATGGAAGCACCGCGATCCCCGGTCAGCTGTGCTCGGGCAGGTGCTCCAGCGTAAAAAGAACCGGGACCATGTACGCGATTGCCTCCTTGCCGGTGTTTTCTCTGACGAGATGATTGTGCAGGAGTATAATGAGATTAAAGCTGAGATGGATGCGATGATGAAACGGAGCCTCAAGCATACGACAATTCTCGGGAAAAAATACCGGATCGCGTTTGCACCGCTCTATGGGTACCCGAGCGAGACGGCCCACTTTATCCGTGACCAGAAAAAGACTGACATCGAGGTTATCATAGGCAAAGACGGGAGGTTTTCCCTGCGATCAGTCCCACCTGTCAGTCACCTGATCGCACGGGAGTTTTCCGGCGGGGGGCATCCCAATGCTGCGGGCGGTTCGTTCAATTTCTCTGTTCTCGAGCGGTTTGTATTCTGGCTGATAAAAAAGAGCAGGCATTTCGATACGTTTGTGAACATAGCCGAAGTGCATTAG